One stretch of Pseudobdellovibrionaceae bacterium DNA includes these proteins:
- the pstS gene encoding phosphate ABC transporter substrate-binding protein PstS: protein MNKLFASASKNLGQIIDWHLVLSSLIALLAFVIGARALAAPMINGAGATFPEPIYTKWFSEFQKKNPTIAINYQGIGSGGGIRQLIAGTVDFGASDAPMTDAETAKVSKKVLHIPTVMGAVVVSYNLKLSAPLKLSGPVIAEMFNGTITKWNDAKVVALNPGVALPDKQVIVATRSDGSGTTAIFSEYLAQVSPAWAGKAGKTVNWFRGSVGAKGNAGVAGLIQQSEGAVGYIESVYALQNKLPFAHVQNKKGKFVAPDVANISASIPAKAVGDIEKQDFKSSIVNADGDAVYPISALTWLLVNEEMPKEKGEQLVQFLNWTMSDEAQKMATDMNYAPLPKELRTKVLARMKSIKLQLQ, encoded by the coding sequence ATGAATAAGCTTTTTGCGTCCGCTTCGAAGAACCTCGGTCAAATCATCGATTGGCACCTGGTCCTGAGCTCTCTGATCGCACTTTTAGCCTTCGTGATCGGAGCCCGGGCTCTCGCCGCCCCGATGATCAACGGCGCCGGCGCCACCTTCCCTGAGCCGATCTACACCAAGTGGTTCAGCGAGTTCCAAAAAAAGAATCCCACGATCGCGATCAACTACCAAGGCATCGGCAGCGGCGGCGGCATCCGCCAGCTGATCGCGGGCACTGTCGACTTCGGCGCGAGCGACGCGCCGATGACCGACGCGGAAACCGCGAAAGTCTCGAAAAAAGTTCTGCACATCCCCACCGTCATGGGTGCGGTGGTCGTCAGCTACAATTTGAAGCTCTCGGCTCCGTTGAAGCTTTCGGGACCCGTGATCGCCGAGATGTTCAACGGCACCATCACGAAGTGGAACGACGCGAAGGTCGTGGCGCTGAACCCCGGCGTGGCCCTTCCGGACAAACAAGTCATCGTCGCGACCCGCTCGGACGGCAGCGGAACCACGGCGATTTTCTCGGAGTACTTGGCGCAGGTCAGCCCCGCGTGGGCCGGCAAAGCGGGCAAAACCGTGAACTGGTTCCGCGGCAGCGTGGGCGCGAAAGGCAACGCGGGCGTCGCGGGCCTGATCCAGCAGTCGGAAGGCGCGGTCGGTTACATCGAGTCGGTCTACGCCCTGCAGAACAAACTGCCCTTCGCCCACGTTCAGAACAAAAAGGGCAAGTTCGTGGCGCCGGACGTGGCGAATATCTCGGCATCGATTCCCGCGAAGGCGGTCGGCGACATCGAGAAACAGGACTTCAAATCGTCCATCGTCAACGCGGACGGAGACGCGGTTTACCCGATTTCGGCCCTGACGTGGCTTCTGGTGAACGAGGAAATGCCCAAAGAAAAGGGCGAGCAGCTCGTTCAATTCTTGAACTGGACAATGTCGGATGAAGCGCAGAAGATGGCAACCGATATGAACTACGCTCCGTTGCCGAAAGAGCTCCGCACGAAAGTGCTGGCGCGCATGAAGTCCATCAAACTGCAGTTGCAATAA
- a CDS encoding NUDIX domain-containing protein yields the protein MKSRVRASTVLIHNGRILSFFAVDPSSQKEFYFLPGGAIEAEETAPEAAERETWEETGFRVRVDAESAIDREYFFYWDGEDYDCLTIFYWGRLLSPLQDSVEDRDYNKGVAWVPLNEIKEKFGYTHEILSAIEELIEKHHRAE from the coding sequence ATGAAGAGTCGCGTCCGGGCCAGCACGGTCCTCATTCATAACGGTCGAATCCTTTCATTTTTTGCCGTCGATCCCAGCAGCCAGAAGGAGTTTTACTTCCTTCCGGGCGGCGCGATCGAGGCCGAAGAGACCGCCCCCGAAGCCGCCGAACGCGAAACGTGGGAAGAGACCGGGTTCCGGGTCCGCGTCGATGCCGAATCCGCCATCGACCGCGAGTACTTCTTCTACTGGGATGGGGAAGATTACGACTGCTTGACCATTTTCTACTGGGGTCGGCTTCTCTCGCCGCTCCAAGACTCCGTCGAAGATCGCGATTACAATAAGGGCGTCGCGTGGGTCCCGCTGAACGAGATCAAAGAGAAGTTCGGCTACACCCACGAGATTCTTTCGGCGATCGAAGAGCTCATCGAAAAACACCATCGCGCCGAATAA
- a CDS encoding methyltransferase: MSEYLHGFDRKEQNRLLHQARFLEPYVYPGIDLEFQKNLLEIGCGVGAQSQILLRRFPDLKIQGVDFNPQQIAVAEQELRTYIKNGRVKLKQADAQKLNLPKKDYDAAFICWLLEHVPEPLKVLKRARTHLRKGAKIYCTEVFNQTLFMEPYSPAYLKFWAQFNDYQWTIKGHPFIGGNLGHLLKEAGFVDIQTEVRPCHFDSREPERRADFTEYFYQILLSAEKTLLKEGRITPEDLREMKREVERVKKAKDAVFFYAFVRATARVP, from the coding sequence ATGTCGGAATATTTGCACGGATTCGACCGCAAGGAACAAAACCGCCTGCTTCACCAAGCCCGCTTCCTGGAACCCTACGTTTACCCGGGGATCGATCTGGAGTTTCAAAAAAATCTTCTCGAGATCGGCTGCGGCGTCGGCGCGCAATCACAGATCCTGCTGCGCCGATTTCCCGATCTGAAAATCCAAGGCGTGGACTTCAATCCACAGCAAATCGCGGTGGCCGAGCAAGAGCTGCGGACCTACATCAAAAACGGCCGAGTGAAACTCAAACAGGCCGACGCGCAGAAGCTGAATCTGCCGAAGAAGGACTACGATGCGGCCTTCATTTGCTGGCTCCTTGAACATGTGCCCGAACCTTTGAAAGTTCTGAAGCGCGCACGCACTCACCTCCGCAAGGGCGCGAAGATCTACTGCACGGAAGTTTTCAACCAAACGCTGTTCATGGAGCCCTACAGCCCCGCGTACCTGAAATTCTGGGCGCAGTTCAACGATTACCAATGGACCATCAAGGGACATCCCTTCATCGGCGGCAATCTCGGCCACTTGCTCAAAGAAGCCGGCTTCGTCGATATCCAAACCGAAGTACGCCCTTGCCATTTCGATTCACGCGAACCCGAACGCCGCGCCGATTTCACCGAGTACTTCTACCAAATCCTCTTGAGCGCCGAAAAGACGCTCCTCAAAGAGGGCCGCATCACTCCCGAAGACCTCCGCGAAATGAAACGCGAAGTCGAACGCGTCAAAAAAGCCAAAGACGCCGTCTTCTTCTACGCTTTCGTCCGCGCCACCGCCCGCGTCCCGTAA
- a CDS encoding HTTM domain-containing protein → MSAGLAKYERPVDVRQYAALRAIFGFLSCWYFIERMPFVWLYLSSGGWLSDAVFSESFTTLFRLPVVFQYWPTLVGLFMVFILASLFWMLGIWTRWTGIVTWVGLVAIENQNPLMGFPGSEILRLVVLPLLFVPTGGMWSLDTWFHPYMQKKTASPIPLFLIRVQVIALFVLSGYSKLQSQYWLEGDALIYLLLNPTVSRIPPVWVAEFSWFFIPLSAVVSRFWMFFEVLFPILLIFPIIRRPVANFASILILCSLLMMRLSWQPLSLMSLFVAFFTLPEIRQIEVRAAELARIEGWRWRRLAIPNPLFHVREIAMRYENYSAALQRNLRESPAHPESGKVPPT, encoded by the coding sequence GTGTCCGCGGGACTGGCGAAGTACGAGCGCCCGGTGGACGTGCGGCAGTACGCGGCTTTGCGCGCGATCTTCGGCTTCTTGAGCTGCTGGTATTTCATCGAGCGCATGCCGTTCGTGTGGTTGTACCTGTCGAGCGGCGGCTGGCTCAGCGACGCGGTCTTTTCGGAAAGCTTCACGACGCTGTTCCGTCTGCCGGTCGTGTTCCAGTATTGGCCGACGCTGGTCGGTCTGTTCATGGTGTTCATCCTGGCGTCCCTTTTCTGGATGTTGGGCATTTGGACGCGCTGGACGGGGATCGTGACCTGGGTGGGGCTCGTCGCGATCGAGAATCAGAATCCGCTGATGGGCTTTCCCGGCTCGGAGATTCTGCGCTTGGTGGTGCTGCCGCTGCTTTTCGTGCCGACGGGCGGGATGTGGTCGCTGGATACGTGGTTCCATCCCTATATGCAGAAGAAAACCGCCTCGCCGATTCCGCTATTCCTGATTCGCGTTCAGGTCATCGCGCTCTTCGTGCTTTCGGGATATTCGAAGCTGCAGAGTCAGTACTGGCTTGAGGGCGATGCGCTGATCTATCTGCTGCTGAACCCTACCGTGTCGCGGATTCCGCCGGTCTGGGTGGCGGAGTTTTCTTGGTTCTTCATTCCGCTCAGCGCGGTCGTTTCGCGCTTCTGGATGTTCTTCGAAGTGTTATTCCCGATTCTGTTGATCTTCCCGATCATCCGTCGACCGGTCGCAAACTTCGCATCGATCCTAATCCTATGCTCGCTGCTAATGATGCGCTTAAGCTGGCAGCCACTCTCACTGATGTCGCTCTTCGTGGCATTCTTCACTTTGCCCGAGATCCGCCAGATCGAAGTTCGCGCCGCCGAACTCGCACGCATCGAAGGCTGGCGCTGGCGCCGCCTCGCTATCCCGAACCCGCTCTTCCATGTCCGCGAAATCGCCATGCGCTACGAAAACTACTCCGCCGCCCTCCAACGCAATCTCCGCGAATCGCCCGCCCATCCGGAATCCGGCAAGGTACCCCCGACCTAA